Proteins from one Nicotiana tabacum cultivar K326 chromosome 23, ASM71507v2, whole genome shotgun sequence genomic window:
- the LOC142177417 gene encoding secreted RxLR effector protein 161-like yields MYRGIISSLLYLTATRPYIVFSVGLCARFQSSPKESHLKAAKRILRYLKRTQDLILYYPPGDNYDLIGFKCCKLEYNKRLKYGIIAYHQYADADYAGYLVDRKSTSGMAHFLGSFLISWGTKKQKSVALSTAEAEYVAAAFCCAQFLWIK; encoded by the exons ATGTACAGAGGCATCATTagttcactcttgtatctcacaGCTACTAGACCTTATATTGTATTCAGTGTGGGATTATGTGCTAGATTTCAATCCAGTCCAAAAGAATCTCATCTTAAAGCTGCCAAGAGGATTCTAAGGTATCTTAAAAGAACACAGGACCTGATTCTCTACTATCCTCCAGGGGATAATTACGACTTAATTGG GTTTAAG TGCTGTAAATTAGAGtacaataagcgactaaaatacgggattatagcctaccatcagtatGCCGATGCTGATTATGCTGGTTATCTGGTGGATAGAAAGAGTACATCTGGCATGGCACATTTTCTGGGATCGTTTTTGATTTCATGgggtacaaagaaacaaaaatctGTGGCTCTTTCAACTGCAGAAGCTGAGTATGTGGCAGCTGCCTTTTGTTGTGCTCAATTTCTGTGGATCAAGTAA